In Aristaeella hokkaidonensis, the following are encoded in one genomic region:
- the hisF gene encoding imidazole glycerol phosphate synthase subunit HisF has product MITKRIIPCLDVKDGRVVKGVNFQKLGDVASPVELAKYYSENGADELVFYDITASAEGRALFTDILTETARTVFIPLTVGGGINTTDDFDRVLKCGADKVSVNSGAIRDPSLVGKAAKLYGDQCVVLSVDVKRVDGVFRIFAKGGRENTGMEAIEWVRRCVGEGAGEVVVNSMDTDGVKQGFDLELLEKVCDVVKVPVIASGGAGCIEDFITLFKALPGVDAGLAASIFHFGEVAINDLKREMQRNGIPARI; this is encoded by the coding sequence GTGATTACAAAGCGAATCATTCCCTGCCTGGACGTGAAGGACGGACGGGTGGTCAAGGGTGTCAACTTCCAGAAGCTTGGGGATGTGGCATCCCCGGTGGAACTGGCGAAGTATTACAGTGAAAACGGCGCGGATGAACTTGTGTTTTATGACATAACGGCTTCCGCTGAAGGCCGGGCACTGTTTACGGATATCCTGACGGAAACGGCACGTACGGTGTTTATCCCCCTGACAGTGGGCGGCGGCATCAATACCACGGATGACTTTGACCGGGTGCTGAAGTGCGGTGCGGACAAGGTGTCGGTTAATTCCGGCGCGATTCGGGACCCTTCGCTGGTAGGCAAGGCGGCAAAGCTTTACGGCGACCAGTGCGTGGTGCTGAGCGTGGACGTGAAGCGCGTGGACGGCGTTTTCAGGATTTTTGCCAAAGGCGGCCGGGAGAATACCGGCATGGAAGCGATTGAATGGGTCCGCCGGTGCGTCGGAGAAGGTGCCGGAGAGGTCGTGGTCAACTCCATGGACACAGACGGTGTGAAGCAGGGGTTCGACCTGGAACTGCTGGAGAAGGTCTGCGACGTGGTGAAGGTGCCGGTGATTGCGTCCGGCGGCGCAGGGTGTATTGAGGATTTCATCACGCTGTTCAAGGCGCTGCCCGGAGTGGATGCGGGGCTGGCGGCTTCGATCTTCCACTTCGGTGAAGTGGCGATCAATGACCTGAAGCGTGAAATGCAGAGGAATGGGATTCCGGCAAGGATATAA
- the hisA gene encoding 1-(5-phosphoribosyl)-5-[(5-phosphoribosylamino)methylideneamino]imidazole-4-carboxamide isomerase, whose amino-acid sequence MILFPAIDLYEGKAVRLYKGDYAQMTVYSEHPEEIGRDFAAKGATHAHLVDLEGAKSGTTPNLETVLKIKEVAGLFCEIGGGIRSMETVKTYLSAGLDRVILGTAAVEDPAFLREAVDTYGEKIAVGVDVRDGYVAIKGWMEKSALEFMAFCRQMESIGVKTLICTDISRDGAMRGTNREMYRQLSESLGLQITASGGVSTLEDVESLRKMNLYGAIIGKAYYTGDIDLKKAIEVAR is encoded by the coding sequence ATGATCCTGTTTCCTGCTATTGATTTATATGAAGGCAAGGCAGTGCGCCTGTACAAGGGTGATTATGCCCAGATGACTGTTTACAGTGAGCACCCGGAAGAAATCGGCCGGGATTTTGCCGCAAAGGGTGCAACTCATGCGCATCTTGTAGACCTGGAGGGCGCAAAAAGCGGAACGACGCCGAACCTGGAGACGGTGCTGAAGATTAAAGAGGTGGCCGGGCTGTTCTGTGAGATCGGCGGCGGCATCCGCAGCATGGAAACCGTGAAAACCTATCTGTCAGCCGGGCTGGACAGGGTGATCCTGGGAACGGCAGCGGTGGAGGATCCCGCTTTCCTGCGGGAAGCAGTGGACACTTACGGAGAGAAGATTGCTGTGGGCGTGGATGTCCGGGACGGATATGTGGCTATCAAGGGATGGATGGAAAAATCCGCCCTGGAGTTTATGGCGTTCTGCCGGCAGATGGAAAGCATCGGGGTTAAGACCCTGATCTGCACGGATATTTCCCGGGACGGCGCTATGCGGGGTACGAACCGGGAAATGTACCGGCAGCTGTCAGAAAGCCTGGGACTGCAGATTACGGCTTCCGGCGGGGTATCCACCCTGGAAGATGTAGAGAGCCTGCGGAAGATGAACCTGTACGGCGCCATCATTGGTAAGGCGTACTATACCGGGGACATTGATCTGAAGAAAGCAATAGAGGTGGCACGGTGA
- the hisH gene encoding imidazole glycerol phosphate synthase subunit HisH encodes MIAIIDYGVGNLFSLRSSFAAIGQDAVVTSDIEEIRRADRLILPGVGAFQDAAEKLRASGMDKAVKEETAKGKPLMGVCLGMQMLFERSYEYGEHEGLGLLKGEIRPIAERIPEGLKIPQMGWNALRIVKDSPLLKYTRKGEYVYFVHSYSAVNCEESLLAVTEYGADLTACVGCGNVFGCQFHPEKSGEVGLRILKAFCEIGGNA; translated from the coding sequence ATGATTGCGATCATCGACTACGGCGTCGGGAATCTGTTCTCCCTGCGGTCTTCGTTTGCGGCCATCGGACAGGATGCTGTGGTGACCAGCGATATTGAGGAGATCCGCAGGGCAGACCGGCTGATTCTGCCCGGGGTCGGCGCTTTCCAGGATGCGGCGGAAAAGCTGCGTGCCTCCGGTATGGACAAGGCGGTGAAAGAAGAAACCGCCAAGGGGAAGCCGCTGATGGGTGTGTGCCTTGGTATGCAGATGCTGTTTGAACGCAGCTATGAATACGGCGAGCATGAAGGGCTCGGTCTTCTGAAAGGCGAGATTCGTCCTATTGCGGAACGGATTCCGGAAGGGCTGAAAATCCCCCAGATGGGCTGGAATGCCCTGAGGATCGTGAAGGATTCTCCCTTGCTGAAATACACCCGGAAAGGCGAGTATGTATATTTCGTCCATTCCTACAGCGCGGTGAACTGCGAGGAGAGCCTGCTGGCTGTGACGGAATACGGCGCAGACCTGACGGCGTGTGTGGGCTGCGGCAATGTATTCGGCTGTCAGTTCCACCCGGAAAAAAGCGGGGAAGTGGGTCTTCGGATTCTGAAAGCCTTCTGTGAGATAGGAGGAAACGCATAA
- the hisB gene encoding imidazoleglycerol-phosphate dehydratase HisB: MRQAEVSRKTGETDIRIRLDLDGTGKNVIDTGVGFLDHMLTLFARHGRFDLEVSCKGDTYVDDHHSVEDIGIALGKAFEQALGDKKGIVRYGSTILPMDESLILSAVDLSGRGLLVYDLQIPAEKVGAFDTELTEEFFRALAHNACATLHIRQLAGGNSHHIIEGAFKSVARSLRTAVAIDPACADEIPSTKGVL, translated from the coding sequence ATGAGACAGGCTGAAGTAAGCCGCAAGACCGGCGAAACAGATATCCGGATCAGGCTGGATCTGGATGGAACAGGCAAGAACGTCATCGATACCGGTGTGGGCTTCCTGGATCACATGCTGACGCTGTTTGCCCGGCACGGACGTTTCGATCTGGAGGTTTCCTGCAAGGGAGACACCTATGTGGATGATCATCACTCTGTGGAAGATATCGGTATTGCCCTGGGCAAGGCTTTTGAGCAGGCCCTGGGAGATAAAAAGGGTATTGTCCGCTATGGCAGCACAATCCTGCCCATGGATGAGAGCCTGATCCTCAGCGCTGTGGATCTTTCCGGACGCGGCCTGCTGGTGTATGACCTGCAGATCCCTGCTGAGAAGGTCGGTGCTTTTGATACGGAACTGACGGAGGAATTTTTCCGGGCGCTGGCCCACAATGCCTGTGCCACGCTGCATATCAGGCAGCTTGCCGGCGGCAACAGCCACCACATTATTGAAGGAGCATTCAAGAGCGTAGCCCGCAGCCTACGGACTGCAGTGGCTATTGATCCGGCCTGTGCGGATGAAATTCCTTCAACGAAAGGAGTTCTGTGA
- the hisC gene encoding histidinol-phosphate transaminase has protein sequence MSRFFSDKYKDLEPYTPGEQPREQKYIKLNTNENPYPPLPEVAEAVRKASDKLYLYSDTECVELRKTLAERLNVSPDELLMTNGSDEILNFAFMAFCDKHTPAYFADITYGFYPVFADINQVPYEEIPLKEDLTIDISDYFQKAGTIFIANPNAPTAIALRRSEIEEILKQNLYNVVVVDEAYVDFGAESCVPLIKEYDNLLVTQTFSKSRSMAGARLGMGIGNPELIRDLNAIKYSINPYNVNSLTSAAGVASLKLDEYNMKNCEIIMETRSRSERALRELGFEMTTSQTNFLFARHPDISGEDLYLELKKKGILIRHFSKERIKDYNRITVGTPEQMEKLTAAIKQILEEKA, from the coding sequence ATGAGCCGGTTCTTTTCAGATAAGTATAAAGATCTGGAACCGTATACTCCCGGTGAGCAGCCGAGAGAGCAGAAATATATCAAGCTGAATACGAATGAGAATCCCTATCCGCCGCTGCCGGAAGTGGCCGAGGCGGTCAGGAAGGCCAGTGACAAGCTGTATCTCTACTCTGATACGGAATGTGTGGAGTTGAGGAAAACCCTGGCGGAAAGGCTGAATGTATCTCCGGATGAGCTGCTGATGACCAACGGCTCAGACGAGATCCTCAATTTTGCCTTCATGGCTTTTTGTGACAAACATACGCCGGCCTACTTCGCGGATATCACGTATGGATTTTATCCGGTTTTCGCGGATATCAACCAGGTCCCCTATGAAGAGATTCCGCTGAAGGAAGACCTGACGATTGACATCAGTGATTATTTCCAGAAAGCGGGCACCATCTTCATTGCCAATCCAAACGCACCGACAGCCATTGCCCTGCGGCGAAGCGAAATCGAGGAGATCCTGAAGCAGAATCTCTATAATGTGGTGGTTGTGGATGAAGCGTATGTGGATTTCGGGGCGGAGAGCTGCGTTCCGCTGATTAAGGAATATGACAACCTGCTTGTTACACAGACCTTTTCCAAGTCCCGTTCCATGGCCGGCGCACGGCTGGGAATGGGCATCGGCAATCCGGAACTGATCCGTGACCTGAACGCAATCAAGTATTCCATCAACCCCTATAACGTCAACTCCCTGACATCCGCGGCCGGCGTGGCCAGCCTGAAACTGGATGAATATAATATGAAGAACTGCGAGATTATTATGGAAACCCGCAGCCGGAGCGAAAGAGCACTTCGGGAACTGGGTTTTGAAATGACGACCTCGCAGACCAATTTCCTCTTTGCACGACATCCGGATATATCCGGCGAGGATCTGTATCTTGAACTGAAAAAGAAGGGGATCCTGATCCGTCACTTCAGCAAGGAAAGGATCAAGGATTATAACCGGATTACCGTCGGTACACCCGAACAGATGGAGAAACTGACAGCAGCCATCAAACAGATATTGGAGGAAAAAGCATGA
- the hisD gene encoding histidinol dehydrogenase, with translation MIRIMKYGEVSNDEIFDRAMPTVNVTDKVAEIIRSVRERGDEALLEYTEKYDGAKLESVLVTPEEMEEALTQITPEFMAILEKAAANIRKFHSRQVRNSFIINDEPGVVMGQKVIPVDRAGIYVPGGTAPLSSTVLMDVIPAKIAGVKEVVLTTPPGKDGKINAAILAAAKVAGADRIVKAGGAQAIAALAYGTESVPKTDKIVGPGNAFVAEAKRQVYGVVSIDMIAGPSEILVAADGKSNPAYLAADLLSQAEHDKVASAVLVTDSMELAEKVRDELEKQIPQLDRAEIARISIDNNGKIIVADDLRTVIDIANEIAPEHLELCVDNPFDWLDSIRHAGSVFLGRNCPEALGDYLAGPNHTLPTQGTAKFSSPLSVDDFVKKTQYTYFTRDALAAVAEDVAAFARMEGLTGHARSAVIRTMESEA, from the coding sequence ATGATCCGGATTATGAAATACGGAGAGGTATCCAACGATGAGATCTTCGACCGTGCCATGCCCACTGTGAATGTGACCGACAAGGTCGCAGAAATCATCCGCAGCGTACGGGAACGGGGAGACGAAGCCCTGCTTGAATATACGGAAAAATATGACGGTGCGAAACTGGAAAGCGTGCTGGTGACGCCCGAGGAAATGGAAGAGGCGCTGACTCAGATTACTCCCGAATTCATGGCCATCCTGGAAAAGGCTGCCGCCAATATCCGGAAGTTCCACAGCCGGCAGGTGCGTAATTCCTTCATTATAAATGATGAGCCCGGCGTGGTGATGGGCCAGAAGGTTATTCCGGTGGATCGGGCCGGTATTTATGTGCCAGGCGGAACAGCTCCGCTTTCCTCTACAGTGCTGATGGATGTGATTCCGGCGAAAATAGCCGGCGTAAAGGAAGTGGTGCTGACCACTCCCCCCGGAAAAGACGGAAAAATCAACGCTGCGATCCTCGCTGCGGCGAAAGTGGCCGGGGCGGATCGTATCGTGAAAGCTGGCGGAGCACAGGCGATTGCGGCACTGGCATACGGAACGGAATCCGTGCCGAAAACAGATAAAATTGTCGGCCCCGGCAACGCATTTGTGGCGGAAGCCAAGCGGCAGGTTTATGGTGTTGTTTCCATTGATATGATTGCAGGCCCCAGTGAAATTCTGGTGGCTGCCGACGGCAAATCCAATCCCGCATACCTGGCGGCAGACCTGCTGAGCCAGGCGGAACATGATAAGGTGGCCAGTGCGGTACTGGTAACCGATTCCATGGAATTGGCTGAAAAGGTGCGGGATGAACTGGAAAAACAGATTCCGCAGCTGGACCGGGCTGAGATTGCTCGGATCTCCATCGATAATAACGGCAAGATCATTGTGGCGGACGACCTGAGGACAGTTATTGACATTGCCAACGAGATTGCGCCGGAACACCTGGAGCTGTGTGTGGATAATCCGTTTGACTGGCTGGACAGCATCCGGCATGCCGGATCGGTTTTCCTCGGACGCAACTGTCCGGAAGCGCTGGGGGATTATCTTGCCGGACCGAACCACACGCTGCCGACACAGGGAACCGCCAAATTTTCCAGTCCTCTTTCGGTGGATGACTTTGTGAAGAAAACACAGTATACTTATTTCACCAGGGACGCACTGGCGGCTGTTGCGGAAGACGTGGCAGCTTTCGCCAGGATGGAAGGCCTGACAGGGCACGCGAGGAGCGCGGTTATCCGTACAATGGAAAGCGAAGCATAA
- the hisG gene encoding ATP phosphoribosyltransferase has product MLNIALPKGRLGEKVYAMFAKAGFECPALMENSRKLIFDNEEAGVRYFWVKPSDVAIYVERGAADIGVAGKDILLEYRPDVYELLDLNVGKCRMAVAAPAGFQDDMNRTLRVATKFSRIARDYYTSVGRDIDIIHLNGSIEIAPILGLSDVIVDIVETGTTLRENNLSVIEEIVPISARLIANKSGFKFRTEQIERLTEGLRKEVQEA; this is encoded by the coding sequence GTGCTTAATATTGCTTTACCTAAGGGCAGACTGGGCGAGAAAGTCTATGCCATGTTCGCAAAAGCCGGTTTTGAATGCCCCGCACTGATGGAAAACAGCCGGAAACTGATTTTTGACAATGAGGAAGCCGGCGTCAGGTACTTCTGGGTAAAGCCCTCTGACGTGGCAATTTATGTGGAACGCGGCGCAGCCGATATCGGCGTTGCGGGAAAGGATATCCTGCTGGAGTACCGGCCGGACGTCTATGAGCTGCTGGATTTGAATGTGGGGAAATGCCGCATGGCGGTGGCTGCACCGGCTGGATTCCAGGATGATATGAACCGGACGCTGCGGGTTGCCACAAAGTTTTCCCGCATTGCCAGGGATTATTACACATCCGTTGGCCGGGATATTGACATCATCCATCTGAACGGTTCCATCGAGATCGCTCCGATTCTCGGATTGTCAGACGTGATTGTGGATATCGTGGAAACGGGCACCACCCTGCGTGAGAATAATCTCTCGGTGATTGAGGAGATAGTCCCGATTTCGGCACGGCTGATCGCCAATAAGTCCGGTTTCAAATTCCGGACAGAACAGATTGAAAGACTGACTGAGGGACTGAGAAAGGAAGTGCAGGAAGCATGA